In Nitrosococcus oceani ATCC 19707, the following proteins share a genomic window:
- a CDS encoding glycoside hydrolase family 15 protein has product MAYQPIENYGMIGDLRTAALVGINGSIDWLCIPHFDSPSVFAALLDDKKGGRFQVAPIDNGAKCKQFYWPETNVLVTRFLAPEGAIEVTDFMPVSKAVAGEPHFHQLVRRVTAVRGRSRLRLTCHPAFNFARDEHTTALVDNGAEFYSKDLNLALSARIPLQRKGEGVEAEFTLNQGETAVFILHQITAESRCAPCLSVAEAEASFRQTVLYWRQWLGKCTYQGRWREMVYRSALALKLLTFEPSGAIIAAPTCSLPEDLGGVRNWDYRYTWIRDSAFTVYALLRIGFTEEAERFMQFIESLCPAVATERPLQIMYRIDGGRDIPEEILDHMEGYRGSRPVRVGNAAYRQLQLDIYGELMDAVYLHNKYGAPISHDLWVRLRRLVDWVCENWQQPDAGIWEVRGGHKHFVYSKLMCWVAIDRALRLAHQRSFPADRGHWLKVRDQIYLDIMEKGWHPERQAFVQHYESGALDAANLTLPLMQFLSPTDPRMLKTLDAILKPPELGGLVSNSLVFRYNLGETEDGLEGDEGTFNICTFWLVEALTRAGRHHPPRLEEARLIFERMLGYANHLGLYAEETGYSGEALGNFPQAFTHLALITAAFNLDQTLDSRH; this is encoded by the coding sequence ATGGCTTACCAACCTATTGAAAATTATGGAATGATTGGCGACCTGCGGACAGCCGCGTTAGTGGGGATTAATGGCTCCATTGATTGGCTCTGTATCCCCCATTTTGACTCTCCCAGCGTTTTTGCGGCGCTGCTTGATGATAAGAAAGGCGGTCGGTTTCAAGTTGCACCGATAGATAATGGGGCCAAGTGCAAACAGTTTTATTGGCCTGAAACCAATGTGCTGGTGACCCGTTTCCTGGCCCCGGAGGGGGCCATTGAAGTGACTGATTTTATGCCAGTGAGCAAGGCCGTCGCTGGTGAACCTCATTTCCATCAGTTAGTTCGCCGCGTTACTGCGGTTCGGGGCCGCAGCCGATTACGATTAACCTGCCATCCCGCCTTTAATTTTGCCCGTGATGAACATACCACGGCATTGGTGGACAATGGCGCTGAGTTTTATTCGAAAGACTTAAATTTGGCCTTATCGGCGAGAATTCCCCTGCAACGAAAGGGGGAGGGGGTCGAGGCGGAGTTTACCTTAAACCAGGGTGAAACAGCTGTTTTTATTTTGCATCAAATCACTGCTGAATCCCGCTGCGCCCCTTGTCTTTCCGTCGCTGAAGCGGAAGCAAGCTTTCGGCAGACAGTGCTCTATTGGAGACAGTGGCTGGGTAAATGCACTTATCAAGGGCGCTGGCGTGAAATGGTGTACCGTTCTGCCTTGGCGCTTAAGCTTTTAACCTTTGAACCTAGCGGGGCTATTATCGCAGCCCCGACTTGTAGCCTGCCCGAGGATTTGGGAGGAGTGCGCAACTGGGATTATCGCTATACTTGGATTCGAGACTCTGCTTTTACTGTCTATGCTCTGCTGAGAATCGGGTTTACCGAGGAAGCGGAGCGTTTCATGCAATTTATCGAGAGCCTCTGCCCCGCAGTGGCCACGGAGCGCCCCTTGCAGATCATGTATCGGATAGATGGGGGTCGCGATATTCCCGAGGAAATTCTCGATCATATGGAAGGCTATCGTGGTTCCCGGCCGGTTCGGGTCGGTAATGCCGCCTATCGTCAACTTCAGTTGGATATCTATGGGGAGTTGATGGATGCAGTCTACCTTCATAATAAATATGGCGCGCCAATTTCCCATGATTTGTGGGTCCGTTTACGGCGGTTGGTTGATTGGGTTTGTGAGAATTGGCAACAGCCGGATGCCGGGATCTGGGAAGTTCGTGGGGGACATAAGCATTTCGTGTACTCCAAGCTCATGTGCTGGGTTGCCATAGATCGGGCGCTACGCCTAGCCCATCAACGATCCTTTCCAGCCGATCGGGGTCATTGGCTTAAGGTGCGTGACCAGATTTATCTGGATATTATGGAAAAGGGCTGGCACCCTGAACGTCAAGCCTTTGTCCAGCATTACGAGAGCGGAGCGTTGGATGCGGCTAATCTGACCCTGCCTTTAATGCAGTTTCTCTCTCCCACTGACCCCCGGATGCTAAAAACCCTGGATGCTATCCTTAAGCCCCCCGAGTTAGGCGGTCTAGTATCCAACAGCTTGGTGTTCCGTTATAACCTGGGCGAAACCGAAGATGGGCTGGAAGGAGATGAAGGGACTTTCAATATTTGCACTTTCTGGCTAGTGGAAGCCCTCACCCGCGCCGGGCGTCATCATCCACCCCGGCTTGAGGAAGCCCGCTTGATATTCGAGCGCATGCTGGGCTATGCCAATCACCTTGGCCTATATGCTGAAGAAACGGGTTATAGTGGTGAAGCCCTTGGCAATTTTCCCCAGGCGTTTACCCATTTAGCGTTGATCACCGCGGCATTTAATTTGGATCAGACGTTAGATTCCCGGCATTAG
- a CDS encoding IS630 transposase-related protein — MTYSLDLREAAISYINSGGSKVEASRLFGFSRNTLYRWLNTDDLQPKKHGFRNRKLDKAALKKHVEDHPDMFLHERAEVFGVHTSSISRALKAMRIVKKRARV; from the coding sequence ATGACTTATTCGCTTGATCTGAGAGAAGCCGCAATCTCGTACATAAATAGTGGTGGCAGCAAGGTTGAGGCATCCCGCCTTTTTGGTTTTTCCCGCAATACCCTTTATCGTTGGCTGAATACTGATGATTTGCAGCCTAAGAAACATGGTTTTCGCAATCGTAAACTTGATAAGGCTGCGCTTAAGAAACATGTCGAGGATCACCCTGATATGTTTCTTCATGAACGTGCAGAAGTGTTTGGTGTACATACGAGTTCCATTAGCCGCGCTTTAAAGGCGATGCGCATCGTAAAAAAAAGAGCGCGGGTATAG
- a CDS encoding ExeA family protein, whose translation MYTDYFGLKSHPFRLVPDPHYFFPAPFHQAVSKCLLEGLIGSLRIAVVSGPPGVGKTLLLTRFMEQLGKNYPVIFIHNPKLGFEEFLALIQSKFNITAKDEAESVTARFSTLDSFGKHISQTGKRAVILVDEADNISQEAVQVFSELTRYAAAETPSFFIVLASQSNTANYQRLLVEHKNTSKVYSLLPLLADQVGPYVDFRLRQAGYIGENPFSPEAITSLVRLSHGIPQLINQLCGAALLEASLTDKKLISSEIVDEVARSLWLALGNNDFSDNLSLAKGTETAFLPITEQSQTSLESAFQTNPRERKNDDSTKETSPIIFSPSSDSPALEKQSISEKPFSLDKPLSPEQQTPQPTNTDHNYKTPVPLPEKRQTGEKKPWIIMALGVFLALIVGLIGGAYLSALIPGKASLPAITEPTEDTKNTANKAEGKSENSFGKGKMIASDVPPPTVMEKNRNPATQETASDSDNGMMTSSPKLTPEKSADEISPKLGTEASVVLAQKESQQDRNKATISRTEPKRYSQRSSQEQQITLLLAQAKQQEAAFKLTTPESDNAYESYTAILEIAPNHPEAAKGLQRIRDYYIRWGLKAEDQRDLDLAAIYYKRALNVFPNDFAVNTALRRVEEQLQKQKEIDQPTTENDR comes from the coding sequence ATGTATACAGACTATTTCGGACTTAAGAGCCATCCATTTCGGCTGGTGCCGGATCCACACTACTTTTTCCCAGCCCCTTTCCACCAAGCAGTAAGCAAATGTCTACTCGAAGGACTCATAGGCTCGCTTCGCATTGCGGTAGTCTCCGGTCCTCCTGGCGTCGGAAAAACACTTCTCCTGACTCGCTTTATGGAGCAACTAGGGAAAAACTATCCAGTTATCTTCATTCACAACCCCAAACTGGGTTTTGAAGAATTTCTCGCTTTGATACAGAGTAAATTTAATATCACCGCCAAAGATGAAGCTGAATCGGTTACCGCAAGGTTCTCAACCCTAGACTCTTTTGGAAAACACATCTCTCAAACAGGTAAACGGGCAGTCATTCTTGTAGATGAGGCAGACAACATTTCCCAAGAAGCAGTGCAAGTGTTTTCCGAATTAACGAGATATGCGGCAGCAGAAACTCCCTCTTTCTTTATCGTGCTAGCCAGTCAAAGCAACACTGCCAATTATCAACGCTTATTGGTGGAGCATAAAAATACTTCAAAAGTATACTCTCTTCTTCCCTTGCTTGCAGATCAAGTTGGCCCTTATGTTGATTTTCGCCTTCGCCAAGCCGGCTATATAGGCGAAAATCCCTTTAGCCCAGAAGCAATAACCTCCTTGGTAAGGCTTTCCCACGGCATTCCCCAGCTTATCAACCAACTCTGTGGCGCTGCGCTTTTGGAAGCTAGCCTCACTGATAAAAAACTTATCTCTTCAGAAATAGTTGACGAAGTTGCCCGAAGTCTATGGCTAGCGCTAGGCAATAATGATTTCTCTGACAATCTCTCTCTGGCTAAAGGTACAGAAACTGCTTTTTTACCCATAACCGAGCAGTCTCAGACCTCTCTGGAATCCGCGTTTCAAACTAATCCAAGGGAAAGAAAAAACGATGATTCAACTAAAGAGACCTCTCCCATTATTTTTTCACCAAGCAGCGATTCTCCAGCTTTAGAAAAACAATCCATCTCCGAAAAACCTTTTTCTTTAGATAAGCCTCTCTCCCCAGAGCAGCAAACGCCTCAGCCCACAAACACTGACCATAATTATAAAACTCCGGTTCCTCTACCGGAAAAACGCCAAACAGGAGAAAAGAAACCATGGATTATTATGGCCCTAGGCGTCTTCCTGGCGCTCATAGTCGGCCTGATCGGCGGGGCTTATCTATCGGCATTAATCCCTGGAAAAGCTTCTCTTCCTGCAATTACAGAACCCACCGAAGACACTAAAAACACGGCTAATAAAGCCGAGGGAAAAAGCGAAAACTCCTTTGGGAAAGGCAAAATGATTGCTAGCGACGTACCTCCCCCTACTGTCATGGAAAAAAACAGAAATCCAGCTACTCAGGAAACCGCCTCTGATAGTGACAATGGGATGATGACTTCCAGCCCTAAGCTCACGCCAGAGAAAAGTGCTGACGAAATTTCTCCAAAGCTGGGAACGGAAGCTAGCGTGGTTTTAGCCCAAAAAGAATCGCAACAAGATCGGAACAAGGCAACCATCTCTAGAACTGAACCGAAAAGATACTCACAGCGATCCTCCCAAGAACAACAAATTACCCTACTGCTGGCCCAGGCTAAACAGCAGGAGGCTGCTTTCAAACTTACCACACCAGAAAGCGATAACGCTTACGAATCCTATACTGCAATTTTAGAAATAGCACCGAATCACCCCGAAGCTGCAAAGGGCCTTCAGCGTATCCGCGACTATTACATTCGTTGGGGCCTGAAGGCTGAAGATCAAAGGGATCTGGATTTAGCCGCTATCTATTATAAACGCGCTTTGAATGTCTTTCCCAATGATTTCGCCGTGAATACCGCGCTGCGCCGGGTTGAAGAGCAGCTTCAAAAACAAAAGGAGATAGACCAGCCCACCACCGAAAACGATCGGTAG
- the lysS gene encoding lysine--tRNA ligase, translated as MWSEKIIEGLVGPQLINDSKTPSGRVHVGSLRGVLIHDALYRALRDKGTEATYQYGIDDYDPLDGLPADAAPSLQEYMGHPLCNIPAPAGSNATDLADHYISEFLAIFPELGVDAQVYRMRDIYRSGRFNQAVDAILEKSDVVRKIYAEVSHAARPEDWYPFQVICENCGKIGTTIVTAYDGKEVTYHCKADLVSWAQGCGYQGKVSPFDGRGKLPWKLEWTAKWHTFGITIEGAGKDHCTKGGSRDVAARCLKEIFGDSPPLNVPYEFFLVSGAKMSSSKGVGMAAKEIAHFLPPEILRFLIVRTPPKRTVNFSTDFEYIVRLFNEHDRLVQKAQLEQAHSEKKMLRMIEVDPVSTAYHPVGFQLLIALLQLPHIDVEHEIQKRTEGGLTEQDKENLKKRLSAATYWLDNYASEEDRIELQANLPAAAAELSHSQRAFLHLLGEKFPKESQEEEAYQKLIFDIARLTPIDQKSAFAAIYRVLLDQLQGPKGGALFVYLDREFLVQRFLEVNFSRDAFWHESGISAKECEDWLSKHRGQILSTKAEYRVNALISAMDAPDISGEIRGKGVIELQVMLTDKKTYRLRVLLRNFKGEESTLDSAVASLEAQGEGFLDEMTRLFGISIETAVKPIVYREYADRA; from the coding sequence ATGTGGTCCGAAAAAATCATTGAGGGACTGGTGGGTCCCCAGCTTATCAATGACTCTAAAACCCCTTCCGGCAGGGTGCATGTGGGCTCCTTGCGGGGCGTTTTGATTCACGATGCTCTCTATCGCGCATTGCGGGATAAGGGTACAGAAGCAACGTATCAGTATGGTATTGATGATTACGATCCCCTAGACGGTCTTCCTGCCGACGCCGCCCCTTCCTTGCAGGAATACATGGGCCACCCCCTTTGTAACATACCGGCTCCTGCTGGTTCCAATGCCACGGATTTAGCGGATCATTACATCTCCGAATTCTTAGCTATTTTTCCAGAACTTGGGGTTGATGCTCAAGTGTATAGGATGCGGGATATCTATCGCTCGGGACGGTTTAATCAAGCTGTTGACGCCATTTTGGAAAAATCCGATGTGGTCCGCAAGATTTATGCGGAAGTCAGCCATGCGGCCCGGCCTGAGGATTGGTATCCGTTCCAAGTGATTTGTGAGAACTGCGGCAAGATCGGTACTACGATAGTAACGGCTTACGATGGCAAGGAAGTGACTTACCATTGTAAAGCAGATTTAGTGAGCTGGGCTCAGGGGTGCGGGTACCAGGGAAAAGTCTCTCCCTTTGATGGTCGTGGCAAGTTGCCGTGGAAGCTGGAATGGACGGCAAAATGGCATACCTTTGGGATTACTATAGAAGGCGCTGGCAAGGATCATTGTACTAAAGGCGGTTCCCGTGATGTGGCTGCCCGTTGCCTGAAGGAAATTTTTGGTGATTCGCCGCCGCTGAATGTGCCTTATGAGTTCTTTCTGGTCAGCGGGGCTAAAATGAGTTCTTCCAAGGGGGTGGGTATGGCAGCCAAGGAGATAGCCCATTTTCTTCCGCCCGAGATACTTAGATTTCTAATAGTGCGGACTCCACCCAAAAGAACGGTCAATTTTTCCACGGATTTTGAGTATATCGTCAGGTTGTTCAATGAACATGATCGGCTGGTCCAGAAAGCGCAACTGGAACAGGCCCATTCTGAGAAAAAAATGCTGCGGATGATCGAAGTCGATCCGGTTTCCACTGCCTATCATCCCGTCGGATTTCAATTATTGATCGCTTTGCTGCAATTACCCCATATTGATGTGGAACATGAAATTCAAAAAAGGACCGAGGGGGGATTGACTGAGCAAGATAAAGAAAATCTAAAAAAACGATTATCGGCGGCGACTTATTGGCTCGATAACTATGCCTCGGAGGAAGATCGGATAGAACTTCAGGCGAATCTGCCTGCTGCAGCAGCCGAATTAAGTCATTCCCAGCGGGCTTTCTTGCATCTTTTGGGGGAGAAATTTCCCAAGGAATCACAAGAAGAAGAAGCCTATCAAAAGCTTATTTTTGATATTGCCCGGCTAACGCCTATTGACCAGAAAAGCGCTTTCGCGGCTATTTACCGAGTCTTACTTGATCAGCTGCAAGGACCGAAAGGCGGCGCGTTATTTGTGTATCTTGACAGGGAATTCTTAGTTCAGCGATTTTTGGAAGTCAATTTTTCCCGAGATGCCTTTTGGCATGAAAGCGGGATATCGGCAAAAGAATGCGAGGATTGGTTGAGCAAACATAGGGGGCAAATTTTGAGTACGAAAGCCGAATATAGGGTAAATGCCTTAATCTCCGCGATGGATGCGCCAGATATTTCGGGAGAGATAAGGGGAAAGGGCGTCATTGAACTCCAGGTGATGCTAACGGATAAAAAAACGTATAGGCTGCGTGTGTTGCTTAGGAATTTTAAGGGCGAGGAGAGCACGTTAGACTCAGCAGTCGCCTCCCTTGAAGCCCAAGGAGAAGGTTTTCTTGATGAAATGACCCGGCTTTTCGGGATTAGCATAGAAACCGCCGTAAAGCCCATAGTATATAGAGAATATGCGGATAGAGCATGA
- a CDS encoding 3-deoxy-7-phosphoheptulonate synthase → MIIILRPNTDKNSDEYRETLRYLHNLPNILIREHQEIGVQQILTELYLIGETSAITSEEIALLPGVERVVRVSEEYRILGRHKDETRSSHFEYNGVLFSQNNFNVFAGLCAVDTREHIDLMMRALQANQQVCTRMGAYKPRTSPYAFQGHGKSCLPDVFELAGKYGIKIVAMEITHESHIHEIDEALSNTGHPTGVMLQIGTRNTQNFELLKIAGRQQKYPVLLKRGFGITLEESLNAAEYLASEGNRRVIFCLRGMKTSASDPHRNFVDFAHVPTIKRLTRMPVRIDPSHSVGSRAQSPDGIMDIMHVTAQGIIAGANMVLADFHPAPEKALVDGPQALLIKELPRFLEDIAIAREAYEKRVALFAQPL, encoded by the coding sequence ATGATTATTATTCTGCGCCCCAATACGGATAAAAACTCTGACGAATACCGCGAGACCCTGCGCTACCTCCACAATCTTCCCAATATCCTTATCCGGGAGCATCAAGAGATAGGGGTACAGCAAATACTCACCGAACTTTATTTAATTGGAGAAACTAGCGCTATTACCTCCGAGGAGATTGCCCTTTTACCTGGCGTGGAGCGAGTGGTTCGGGTTTCCGAAGAATATCGTATTCTGGGGCGACATAAAGATGAAACCCGTTCTAGCCATTTTGAATATAATGGAGTCCTCTTTAGTCAAAATAATTTCAATGTCTTTGCGGGATTATGCGCCGTGGATACCCGCGAGCATATAGACCTCATGATGCGGGCTTTACAGGCTAATCAGCAAGTTTGCACCCGGATGGGAGCTTATAAACCTCGCACTAGCCCCTATGCCTTCCAGGGCCATGGTAAAAGCTGCCTTCCTGATGTATTCGAGCTAGCCGGTAAATATGGTATCAAAATCGTTGCCATGGAAATCACCCATGAATCTCATATTCATGAAATTGATGAGGCTTTGAGCAATACCGGCCATCCTACTGGCGTGATGCTGCAGATCGGGACTCGCAACACACAAAATTTTGAATTGCTGAAAATCGCTGGACGGCAGCAAAAATACCCCGTTTTGCTTAAACGAGGATTTGGCATCACTCTGGAAGAGTCCCTTAATGCCGCTGAGTACCTAGCCAGCGAAGGCAACCGCCGAGTTATTTTTTGCCTTCGCGGGATGAAAACTAGCGCTAGCGATCCTCATCGGAACTTTGTGGATTTTGCCCATGTTCCCACCATTAAACGCTTAACTCGAATGCCGGTGCGTATCGATCCTTCCCACTCAGTGGGTTCCCGCGCCCAGTCTCCTGACGGAATCATGGATATCATGCATGTAACCGCACAAGGAATCATCGCCGGTGCCAATATGGTATTGGCAGATTTTCATCCTGCCCCCGAGAAAGCCTTGGTAGATGGCCCCCAAGCCCTTCTGATAAAAGAATTGCCGCGATTTTTAGAAGATATCGCTATTGCCCGTGAAGCCTACGAAAAACGAGTAGCCCTATTTGCCCAACCTCTATAA
- a CDS encoding lipocalin-like domain-containing protein translates to MFPRKTHLFWLLALIAIGIGSLQWLQSNEPALEPQGGIPLAELLGEQEGFARVEAPWSFSFPQDHGAHSRYRTESWHFTGHLASEQEAHFGFQLSFFRVGLKPPEAPPRPSAWGAKEIYRGHFALTDVNQGRFRAFERFSRAALGLSGADSSPTQVWVENWRIQALGEENANFRLRATADGASIDLTLRNLKPPLLPNNDSSGQAGVFYSYQFTRLGAQGTIQRGNQIYPVKGLAWLDRAWGAVPVPAGPVVWDRFLLQLDDGRELLIFRLRRRDGSGTPINSGFLVDRAGKIQSFDSEALTIEILDYWESPKDGTPYPARWRFHLPAQGIDLRLTPAVANQELNLLLRYWGGLVQVRGQEKGKKIKGQGYVELIGYGA, encoded by the coding sequence ATGTTTCCAAGGAAAACTCACCTCTTTTGGCTACTGGCGCTCATCGCGATAGGAATCGGTAGCCTTCAGTGGTTGCAAAGCAACGAACCGGCATTGGAGCCCCAGGGAGGGATTCCCTTAGCGGAGCTGCTAGGCGAGCAGGAAGGATTTGCCCGAGTAGAGGCCCCCTGGTCATTTTCCTTCCCCCAGGATCACGGTGCCCACTCCCGCTACCGGACGGAGTCCTGGCATTTCACGGGTCATCTGGCCTCGGAACAGGAAGCGCATTTTGGCTTCCAGCTCAGTTTTTTCCGGGTGGGCCTGAAGCCTCCGGAAGCGCCCCCTCGTCCTTCAGCTTGGGGGGCCAAGGAGATTTATCGTGGCCATTTTGCCCTGACCGACGTCAATCAAGGGCGTTTTCGCGCCTTTGAGCGTTTCAGCCGGGCTGCCCTAGGGCTGAGCGGAGCTGACTCCTCGCCTACCCAGGTATGGGTAGAAAATTGGCGCATCCAGGCTCTGGGAGAAGAAAACGCCAATTTCCGCCTGCGGGCGACCGCCGATGGCGCGAGTATCGACTTGACTTTACGCAACCTTAAACCGCCTCTCCTTCCTAACAACGATTCCTCCGGACAGGCCGGTGTCTTTTACAGCTATCAATTCACGCGTCTAGGGGCCCAGGGCACAATCCAGCGAGGTAATCAGATCTACCCCGTAAAAGGTTTAGCCTGGCTAGATCGGGCTTGGGGAGCGGTACCCGTACCTGCCGGGCCGGTAGTTTGGGATCGTTTTCTGCTACAGCTAGATGATGGCCGGGAACTGCTGATTTTTCGACTCCGTCGGCGGGATGGCAGTGGTACACCTATTAATAGCGGATTTTTGGTGGATCGAGCAGGTAAAATCCAATCCTTCGACTCCGAAGCGCTCACCATTGAAATATTAGACTACTGGGAAAGTCCCAAGGATGGGACCCCATACCCCGCCCGCTGGCGGTTTCACCTCCCTGCCCAAGGTATTGACCTTCGCCTGACCCCTGCTGTGGCGAATCAGGAACTCAATCTTTTACTCCGCTACTGGGGCGGGTTAGTGCAGGTCAGAGGTCAAGAGAAAGGGAAAAAGATAAAAGGGCAAGGTTATGTGGAATTGATCGGCTACGGAGCATAA
- a CDS encoding Slp family lipoprotein, with protein sequence MQESCCPIYRIALTVIFLVLGGCASQFPPLIQQPSSGNPSLSAVQEDISYYQGSYVRWGGTIAGIENKKEHTILEIIARPLESDGRPREINIDLGRFLARVENFLDPEIYRPGRDITVYGSIEKPLKRGEDKPLLPLIQVKRYHLWKPRNYPPAYYPYPYWKPRGYY encoded by the coding sequence ATGCAGGAAAGTTGCTGTCCTATTTATAGAATAGCTCTTACTGTTATTTTTCTTGTTCTTGGCGGATGCGCGAGCCAATTCCCCCCCCTGATCCAACAGCCATCATCGGGAAATCCTAGTCTAAGCGCGGTGCAAGAAGATATTTCTTACTATCAAGGCAGCTACGTGCGGTGGGGCGGCACGATTGCAGGTATTGAGAATAAAAAAGAGCATACGATACTAGAAATTATTGCCCGGCCACTGGAAAGTGACGGCCGGCCGAGGGAAATAAATATTGATCTGGGGCGATTTCTGGCTCGGGTGGAGAATTTCTTGGACCCAGAGATTTACCGGCCAGGGAGGGATATCACAGTCTATGGTTCCATAGAGAAGCCACTGAAAAGAGGAGAAGATAAGCCTTTACTTCCTCTGATACAGGTAAAAAGATATCATCTTTGGAAGCCTAGAAACTATCCTCCTGCCTATTATCCTTATCCGTATTGGAAACCCAGAGGCTACTATTAG
- a CDS encoding DUF3330 domain-containing protein translates to MTDSHERDPRIFSSEPKLNCDVCLKEIPQSEAQSAEAEEYVRWFCGLECYEQWRNDEKNKENPEEKKEA, encoded by the coding sequence ATGACTGACTCCCATGAACGCGATCCACGGATATTTTCTAGCGAACCCAAACTCAACTGCGATGTTTGCCTGAAAGAAATTCCACAATCAGAAGCCCAAAGCGCTGAAGCGGAGGAATATGTGCGCTGGTTTTGCGGCCTGGAATGCTATGAACAATGGAGAAACGACGAAAAAAATAAAGAGAACCCAGAAGAGAAGAAGGAAGCCTGA
- a CDS encoding sigma-54-dependent transcriptional regulator produces MRATLLIIEDEILLGTELSRHYQSGGWEVEWATTLSQARSILLEQHFDPLLVLSDMSLPDGNALDLIEAVQGQHPHAEWLLLTGYGSVPDSVRALRLGAYDFLEKPCELEHLDLVIASAARSARAQRRLFYQVQQHHRQYSPQAFVGRSQSAQEVRKLLAKLTEVPFSALIIGGETGTGKGLAARILHYGGERAQHPMVELNCAALPRELLESELFGHEAGAFTGAKARHPGLIEQANGGTLFLDEIGEMPLDLQAKLLKTIEDRWVRRLGGSKEIPVDIQILAASNRDLEEMAKHGDFRSDLYHRLSVFRLNLPALREIKEDLEELVPLFVAEFNAEAGRQVKIIPERVWTRLHAHDWPGNVRELRNVVERCVLFSEDAVFPEQWLQLPGQANSPVGSSPAASPDQVFLPLDGSMVLEEMDRYIIETVLRRNDYNIAAAARALGTTRETLRYRIQKHGLKSSKLSSSRG; encoded by the coding sequence ATGCGTGCCACACTACTGATTATCGAGGACGAAATACTTTTAGGCACTGAACTTTCACGCCATTATCAAAGTGGAGGGTGGGAGGTAGAGTGGGCCACAACTTTATCACAAGCACGCTCCATACTTTTGGAGCAACACTTTGATCCGCTCCTCGTTCTTTCGGATATGAGCCTACCAGATGGTAACGCCCTGGATCTGATAGAGGCCGTCCAAGGGCAACACCCCCATGCCGAATGGCTTCTTCTCACTGGCTATGGCAGCGTCCCTGATTCAGTGCGGGCCCTGCGGCTCGGCGCTTATGATTTTCTCGAAAAACCCTGTGAGCTAGAGCACCTGGATTTAGTAATAGCTAGCGCCGCCCGCAGTGCCCGCGCCCAACGACGCTTATTTTATCAAGTCCAGCAACACCATCGCCAATACTCTCCCCAAGCCTTTGTGGGCCGTAGCCAATCTGCCCAAGAAGTGCGTAAATTACTTGCTAAGCTAACTGAAGTGCCCTTTAGCGCCCTTATCATTGGCGGTGAAACAGGAACGGGCAAAGGCTTGGCAGCCCGAATCTTGCACTATGGAGGGGAGCGGGCCCAACATCCCATGGTGGAACTCAACTGTGCCGCACTACCTCGGGAGTTGCTAGAATCGGAGCTTTTCGGGCATGAAGCGGGCGCTTTTACGGGGGCTAAAGCCCGCCATCCTGGCCTAATTGAGCAAGCTAATGGAGGTACTTTATTTCTGGATGAAATTGGCGAAATGCCTCTGGATCTGCAAGCTAAGTTGCTCAAAACTATTGAAGATCGATGGGTACGCCGCCTCGGTGGCAGCAAGGAAATCCCCGTTGATATACAAATTCTGGCGGCCAGCAACCGTGATTTAGAAGAAATGGCCAAGCATGGAGATTTTCGCAGCGATCTCTATCATCGCCTTAGCGTCTTTCGTCTCAATTTGCCGGCATTGCGGGAAATTAAAGAGGATTTAGAGGAACTCGTGCCCCTATTTGTAGCCGAATTCAATGCTGAAGCAGGCAGACAGGTCAAAATTATTCCGGAGAGAGTGTGGACTCGACTTCATGCCCACGATTGGCCCGGCAATGTGCGTGAATTGCGCAATGTGGTGGAACGGTGTGTGCTGTTTTCCGAAGACGCTGTTTTCCCTGAGCAATGGCTCCAACTGCCAGGACAAGCTAATTCTCCAGTTGGCTCCTCGCCCGCAGCCAGTCCTGATCAGGTTTTCCTCCCCTTAGATGGCAGCATGGTCCTTGAAGAGATGGACCGCTACATTATCGAAACCGTGCTTAGGCGCAATGATTACAACATTGCCGCAGCTGCCCGTGCATTAGGAACCACCCGGGAAACTTTACGTTACCGTATCCAAAAACATGGCCTCAAATCTTCTAAACTATCATCTTCACGAGGTTAA
- a CDS encoding MmgE/PrpD family protein, whose translation MAEFISRSSYQDLSEAARQQLKIRVSDSLACGIGALEGEPIQMLRFYLYEVGGSGLCTLIATKEWAAPARAAFYSNLR comes from the coding sequence ATGGCTGAGTTTATTAGCCGGTCCTCTTACCAAGACCTCTCGGAAGCAGCCCGCCAACAGCTTAAGATTCGCGTATCGGATTCCCTGGCCTGCGGGATTGGCGCTTTGGAAGGCGAGCCCATACAGATGCTTCGCTTTTATCTATATGAAGTCGGAGGCTCGGGATTGTGTACTTTAATAGCCACCAAGGAATGGGCGGCTCCCGCTCGGGCCGCTTTTTATAGTAATTTGCGTTAA